Proteins from a genomic interval of Sparus aurata chromosome 21, fSpaAur1.1, whole genome shotgun sequence:
- the gigyf2 gene encoding GRB10-interacting GYF protein 2 isoform X2: MAETQTLNFGPEWLRALSGGGGSGSGGGGSGCMVASPPLSPALPKYKLADYRYGREEMLALYVKDNKIPIDLHDKEFLPILQEEPLPPLALVSFTEEEQRNFSMSVNSAAVLRLTGRGGGPIAGAPRGRSTSRGRGRGRGDGGFYQRSFDDVEGFGRGGREMHRSQSWEERGDRRFEKPGRKEPVDAAPGHFQMNHIRGNYEDGGTGLPRKHEFTRAESENWRSSRDDQNGEDDEGGWRLAGSRRDGDRWCPPSPDGPRSAGWREHPDQRRRFPFDAREDERGYRRPRSGSGSLEDERDSLPEWCLEDADEEAGTFDSSGAFLSLKKASKEPILEEAELEFKPLEECEEGLEEEDSHSRETKEMETEAKREAERKELARVSEEAPPVASPVAPPVSEPQAPAQSMSHIQQSRTEESERPAERQPPRELPPEPCKVPLHIPMSNSMLESLPMTHISTTLAVSAPSPAIQLPQQKPMEIPVAMNNPLSFSTSMLAPIGRPTAVPHDTDEDEGLKHFEREAEKMVAYLQDGVVDDDRLTAKTSEKPKPAGLPLTHEAALKWFYKDPQGEIQGPFSNQEMAEWFQAGYFTMSLLVKRGCDEVFQPLGEIMKIWGRVPFTPGPAPPPLQGDGDQERLKRQQELTALNLYQLQQLQYQYLLRQQYAQALAQQKAAALSSAPVQQQQQHQQQINLLLQQYQALKLRASESLLPPVTRSLSVPDSGSVWEMQNSSSQASCTPNLQQAAPSTWDSSSVWDLPIDSVAQAPTIEQMQQFEKSKSAKLDMERREAEMRAKREEEERKRLEEALRARQEEERKRLEEEELARKKQEEALRRQREHEEAQRRQKEEEERLAQEEALRRLEERRREEEERKKREDFLRKQEEERRKQEELEVLRRREEEKRAEEEAAAAAAAALAQQQEEEQKRREQEAQRQQEQQRQRQQQQEALRRLQQQQQQQQQLAQMKLPSSSKWGQQSTNALNQTQNALSLAEIQKLEEERERQAREEHRRQQQELLKLQQQQALQLAQQPQAKLSGWGSVAKQPAATKSLLEIQREEAQQMKQRKDHQPPQQHPTITNQIRSQTRTPSLSNSVWGSVNTSTNWSDSSSIWGDTHNSNMGFWDEAVKEAVQPPPQPKKGSTQKNNKGNANLSNSVSGRVNKKVEEEEKLLKLFQGVSKSHQDTFMQWCEQTLHTLNTANNLDVPTFASFLKEVDSPYEVHDYVRAYLGDTPEAKDFAKQFLERRAKQNANQQKQAPQNQQQALKQQQVRNTEVKPDSVWGGTGSSSLYQSNHTSGQQQQRFETVTSGKKKKKQKMVRADPSLLGFSVNASSERLNMGEIETLEDF, encoded by the exons ATGGCCGAAACCCAGACACTTAACTTTGGACCAGAATG gCTCCGTGCCCTGTCTGGAGGTGGTGGCAGCGGCAGTGGTGGTGGAGGAAGCGGCTGCATGGTTGCCTCTCCACCCCTCTCACCTGCATTGCCAAAGTATAAACTTGCAGACTATCGCTACGGGAGAGAAGAAATGTTAGCACTTTATGTAAAGGATAACAAG ATCCCTATAGACCTTCACGATAAGGAGTTCCTGCCCATATTGCAAGAGGAGCCCTTGCCGCCTCTGGCGCTCGTGTCTTTTACAGAAGAGGAACAG agaaATTTTTCCATGtctgtaaacagtgcagctgtaCTGCGGCTGACAGGGCGAGGAGGTGGGCCGATAGCAGGGGCACCAAGAGGCCGAAGTACCTCAAGGGGTAGAG GCCGGGGAAGGGGAGATGGAGGGTTTTACCAAAGAAGTTTTGATGATGTGGAAGGTTTTGGTCGTGGAGGGAGGGAAATGCACCGCTCCCAAAGCTGGGAAGAAAG GGGAGATAGAAGGTTTGAAAAGCCGGGTCGAAAAGAACCAG TTGATGCTGCTCCAGGACATTTTCAGATGAATCACA TCCGAGGCAATTATGAAGATGGTGGAACAGGTCTACCGAGGAAGCACGAATTCACGCGTGCAGAGAGTGAGAACTGGCGTTCTTCTCGTGATGATCAGAATGGTGAGGATGATGAGGGGGGCTGGCGCCTGGCGGGTTCTCGACGGGACGGTGACCGGTGGTGCCCTCCGAGCCCAG ATGGGCCTCGGTCCGCAGGGTGGCGGGAACACCCAGATCAGCGTCGCCGTTTCCCATTTGATGCAAGAGAAGATGAGCGGGGCTACAGGAGGCCAAGGTCAGGCAGCGGCAGCCTGGAGGACGAGAGAGACAGCCTGCCAGAGTGGTGTCTCGAGGACGCAGATGAGGAGGCTGGAACATTTGACTCGTCAGGGGCCTTTCTCTCACTTAAG AAAGCCTCCAAGGAGCCGATCTTGGAGGAGGCGGAGCTCGAATTTAAGCCCTTGGAAGAGTGTGAGGAgggcctggaggaggaggacagtcacTCCAGGGAGACCAAAGAAATGGAAACAGAGGCCAAGAGAGAGGCTGAACGAAAAG agttgGCCAGAGTGTCAGAAGAGGCTCCACCTGTTGCTTCACCTGTTGCTCCACCAGTCTCAGAGCCCCAGGCTCCAGCCCAGTCTATGTCTCATATCCAGCAGAGTAGAACAGAAGAGTCTGAGAGACCAGCTGAACGGCAGCCACCCCGGGAGCTCCCACCAGAGCCCTGCAAAGTCCCCCTGCACATCCCCATGTCTAACAGCATGCTTGAGTCCCTACCCATGACCCACATTTCTACCACTCTTGCAG TATCCGCTCCGTCGCCCGCCATCCAGCTACCGCAGCAAAAGCCCATGGAGATTCCTGTGGCGATGAACAATCCATTGTCCTTCTCTACAAGTATGTTGGCACCTATTGGCAGGCCCACCGCTGTGCCTCACGACACAGATGAAGACGAGGGACTGAAACACTTTGAGAGG GAGGCGGAAAAGATGGTCGCTTACCTACAGGATGGTGTGGTGGATGATGACAGACTTACAGCAAAGACTTCAGAGAAGCCTAAACCTGCAGGTCTGCCACTCACTCACGAGGCTGCTCTCAAGTGGTTCTACAAAGACCCCCAAGGGGAGATACAGG GTCCATTCAGTAACCAGGAAATGGCTGAGTGGTTCCAGGCTGGTTACTTCACCATGTCTCTCTTAGTCAAAAGAGGATGTGATGAAGTGTTTCAACCGCTTGGAGAGATCATGAAGATATGGGGGAGGGTACCGTTCACTCCAGGCCCTGCACCTCCGCCTCTACAG GGGGATGGTGATCAGGAGAGACTGAAGAGGCAACAAGAGCTCACTGCTCTCAACCTTTACCAGTTACAGCAGCTCCAATACCAATACCTCCTCAG GCAGCAGTATGCTCAGGCCCTGGCCCAGCAGAAAGCTGCAGCTCTTAGCTCAGCTCCtgttcaacagcagcagcagcaccaacagcagATCAACCTGCTTCTACAGCAATATCAGGCTCTCAAGCTAAG AGCGTCTGAGAGCCTCCTACCTCCTGTTACCCGGTCCCTGTCTGTACCAGATTCTGGTTCTGTGTGGGAAATGCAGAACTCGTCCTCTCAGGCTTCCTGCACACCAAACCTCCAACAAGCTGCTCCAAGCA CGTGGGATAGCAGCAGCGTGTGGGATTTACCGATAGACTCCGTGGCGCAGGCTCCAACCATCGAGCAGATGCAACAGTTTGAAAAGTCAAAGTCTGCAAAG TTGGATATGGAGAGGCGTGAGGCAGAAATGAGGGCcaaaagggaggaggaggaaaggaaacgACTGGAGGAGGCCCTGAGGGCTCGCCAGGAGGAGGAACGCAAACGTTTGGAAGAAGAGGAGCTGGCAAGGAAAAAACAG GAGGAGGCATTAAGACGGCAGAGAGAGCACGAAGAGGCACAGCGTAggcaaaaagaggaagaggagagactgGCACAAGAGGAGGCTCTCCGTAGATTAGAGGAAAGgcggagggaagaggaggagaggaagaaacgGGAAGACTTCCTTCGCAAACAG gaggaggagcgcAGAAAGCAAGAGGAACTTGAAGTATTGAGGAGGCGTGAGGAGGAGAAGCgagcggaggaggaggcagcagctgctgcagccgctGCTCTGGCGCaacaacaggaggaggagcagaagaggagagaacaggaggcccaaagacagcaggagcaacagagacagaggcagcagcaacaagagGCCCTCCGGAGActtcaacagcaacaacagcagcagcagcagcttgcaCAGATGAAG CTTCCATCCTCCTCAAAGTGGGGCCAGCAGTCGACCAACGCTCTAAACCAGACTCAGAACGCCCTGTCACTGGCTGAGATCCAGAAactggaagaggagagagaacgaCAGGCGCGGGAGGAG CATCGACGTCAGCAACAAGAACTCCTgaagctacagcagcagcaggccttGCAGCTGGCTCAGCAGCCCCAGGCCAAGCTGTCTGGTTGGGGAAGTGTGGCCAAACAGCCGGCTGCTACCAAATCGTTGCTGGAGATTCAAAGAGAAGAAGCCCAGCAGATGAAACAGCGGAAGGATCATCAACCCCCACAACAACACCCCACCATCACCAACCAGATCCGTAGTCAAACCAGAACT CCATCTCTGAGTAACTCAGTGTGGGGGTCTGTGAACACCAGCACTAACTGGTCAGACTCCAGCAGTATTTGGGGTGACACCCACAACTCGAACATGGGCTTCTGGGATGAGGCTGTGAAAGAGGCTGTCCAGCCACCTCCCCAACCCAAGAAAGGCAGCACGCAGAAGAACAACAAAGGCAACGCCAACCTCAG TAACTCTGTGAGTGGGCGGGTCAATAAGAAggtagaagaggaggagaagctgctaAAGTTGTTTCAAGGGGTCAGTAAGAGCCACCAGGACACCTTCATGCAATGGTGCGAGCAAACTCTGCACACCCTCAACACAGCCAACAACCTGGATG TTCCCACGTTTGCATCCTTCCTAAAAGAAGTGGACTCTCCATATGAGGTGCACGACTACGTCAGGGCCTATCTGGGGGACACTCCCGAGGCCAAGGACTTTGCCAAGCAGTTCCTGGAACGTCGTGCCAAACAGAACGCTAACCAACAGAAACAGGCACCACAGAACCAACAGCAAGCCCtcaagcagcagcaggtgcGCAACACTGAAGTGAAACCA
- the gigyf2 gene encoding GRB10-interacting GYF protein 2 isoform X4, which translates to MAETQTLNFGPEWLRALSGGGGSGSGGGGSGCMVASPPLSPALPKYKLADYRYGREEMLALYVKDNKIPIDLHDKEFLPILQEEPLPPLALVSFTEEEQRNFSMSVNSAAVLRLTGRGGGPIAGAPRGRSTSRGRGRGRGDGGFYQRSFDDVEGFGRGGREMHRSQSWEERGDRRFEKPGRKEPVDAAPGHFQMNHIRGNYEDGGTGLPRKHEFTRAESENWRSSRDDQNDGPRSAGWREHPDQRRRFPFDAREDERGYRRPRSGSGSLEDERDSLPEWCLEDADEEAGTFDSSGAFLSLKKASKEPILEEAELEFKPLEECEEGLEEEDSHSRETKEMETEAKREAERKELARVSEEAPPVASPVAPPVSEPQAPAQSMSHIQQSRTEESERPAERQPPRELPPEPCKVPLHIPMSNSMLESLPMTHISTTLAEVSAPSPAIQLPQQKPMEIPVAMNNPLSFSTSMLAPIGRPTAVPHDTDEDEGLKHFEREAEKMVAYLQDGVVDDDRLTAKTSEKPKPAGLPLTHEAALKWFYKDPQGEIQGPFSNQEMAEWFQAGYFTMSLLVKRGCDEVFQPLGEIMKIWGRVPFTPGPAPPPLQGDGDQERLKRQQELTALNLYQLQQLQYQYLLRQQYAQALAQQKAAALSSAPVQQQQQHQQQINLLLQQYQALKLRASESLLPPVTRSLSVPDSGSVWEMQNSSSQASCTPNLQQAAPSTWDSSSVWDLPIDSVAQAPTIEQMQQFEKSKSAKLDMERREAEMRAKREEEERKRLEEALRARQEEERKRLEEEELARKKQEEALRRQREHEEAQRRQKEEEERLAQEEALRRLEERRREEEERKKREDFLRKQEEERRKQEELEVLRRREEEKRAEEEAAAAAAAALAQQQEEEQKRREQEAQRQQEQQRQRQQQQEALRRLQQQQQQQQQLAQMKLPSSSKWGQQSTNALNQTQNALSLAEIQKLEEERERQAREEHRRQQQELLKLQQQQALQLAQQPQAKLSGWGSVAKQPAATKSLLEIQREEAQQMKQRKDHQPPQQHPTITNQIRSQTRTPSLSNSVWGSVNTSTNWSDSSSIWGDTHNSNMGFWDEAVKEAVQPPPQPKKGSTQKNNKGNANLSNSVSGRVNKKVEEEEKLLKLFQGVSKSHQDTFMQWCEQTLHTLNTANNLDVPTFASFLKEVDSPYEVHDYVRAYLGDTPEAKDFAKQFLERRAKQNANQQKQAPQNQQQALKQQQVRNTEVKPDSVWGGTGSSSLYQSNHTSGQQQQRFETVTSGKKKKKQKMVRADPSLLGFSVNASSERLNMGEIETLEDF; encoded by the exons ATGGCCGAAACCCAGACACTTAACTTTGGACCAGAATG gCTCCGTGCCCTGTCTGGAGGTGGTGGCAGCGGCAGTGGTGGTGGAGGAAGCGGCTGCATGGTTGCCTCTCCACCCCTCTCACCTGCATTGCCAAAGTATAAACTTGCAGACTATCGCTACGGGAGAGAAGAAATGTTAGCACTTTATGTAAAGGATAACAAG ATCCCTATAGACCTTCACGATAAGGAGTTCCTGCCCATATTGCAAGAGGAGCCCTTGCCGCCTCTGGCGCTCGTGTCTTTTACAGAAGAGGAACAG agaaATTTTTCCATGtctgtaaacagtgcagctgtaCTGCGGCTGACAGGGCGAGGAGGTGGGCCGATAGCAGGGGCACCAAGAGGCCGAAGTACCTCAAGGGGTAGAG GCCGGGGAAGGGGAGATGGAGGGTTTTACCAAAGAAGTTTTGATGATGTGGAAGGTTTTGGTCGTGGAGGGAGGGAAATGCACCGCTCCCAAAGCTGGGAAGAAAG GGGAGATAGAAGGTTTGAAAAGCCGGGTCGAAAAGAACCAG TTGATGCTGCTCCAGGACATTTTCAGATGAATCACA TCCGAGGCAATTATGAAGATGGTGGAACAGGTCTACCGAGGAAGCACGAATTCACGCGTGCAGAGAGTGAGAACTGGCGTTCTTCTCGTGATGATCAGAATG ATGGGCCTCGGTCCGCAGGGTGGCGGGAACACCCAGATCAGCGTCGCCGTTTCCCATTTGATGCAAGAGAAGATGAGCGGGGCTACAGGAGGCCAAGGTCAGGCAGCGGCAGCCTGGAGGACGAGAGAGACAGCCTGCCAGAGTGGTGTCTCGAGGACGCAGATGAGGAGGCTGGAACATTTGACTCGTCAGGGGCCTTTCTCTCACTTAAG AAAGCCTCCAAGGAGCCGATCTTGGAGGAGGCGGAGCTCGAATTTAAGCCCTTGGAAGAGTGTGAGGAgggcctggaggaggaggacagtcacTCCAGGGAGACCAAAGAAATGGAAACAGAGGCCAAGAGAGAGGCTGAACGAAAAG agttgGCCAGAGTGTCAGAAGAGGCTCCACCTGTTGCTTCACCTGTTGCTCCACCAGTCTCAGAGCCCCAGGCTCCAGCCCAGTCTATGTCTCATATCCAGCAGAGTAGAACAGAAGAGTCTGAGAGACCAGCTGAACGGCAGCCACCCCGGGAGCTCCCACCAGAGCCCTGCAAAGTCCCCCTGCACATCCCCATGTCTAACAGCATGCTTGAGTCCCTACCCATGACCCACATTTCTACCACTCTTGCAG AAGTATCCGCTCCGTCGCCCGCCATCCAGCTACCGCAGCAAAAGCCCATGGAGATTCCTGTGGCGATGAACAATCCATTGTCCTTCTCTACAAGTATGTTGGCACCTATTGGCAGGCCCACCGCTGTGCCTCACGACACAGATGAAGACGAGGGACTGAAACACTTTGAGAGG GAGGCGGAAAAGATGGTCGCTTACCTACAGGATGGTGTGGTGGATGATGACAGACTTACAGCAAAGACTTCAGAGAAGCCTAAACCTGCAGGTCTGCCACTCACTCACGAGGCTGCTCTCAAGTGGTTCTACAAAGACCCCCAAGGGGAGATACAGG GTCCATTCAGTAACCAGGAAATGGCTGAGTGGTTCCAGGCTGGTTACTTCACCATGTCTCTCTTAGTCAAAAGAGGATGTGATGAAGTGTTTCAACCGCTTGGAGAGATCATGAAGATATGGGGGAGGGTACCGTTCACTCCAGGCCCTGCACCTCCGCCTCTACAG GGGGATGGTGATCAGGAGAGACTGAAGAGGCAACAAGAGCTCACTGCTCTCAACCTTTACCAGTTACAGCAGCTCCAATACCAATACCTCCTCAG GCAGCAGTATGCTCAGGCCCTGGCCCAGCAGAAAGCTGCAGCTCTTAGCTCAGCTCCtgttcaacagcagcagcagcaccaacagcagATCAACCTGCTTCTACAGCAATATCAGGCTCTCAAGCTAAG AGCGTCTGAGAGCCTCCTACCTCCTGTTACCCGGTCCCTGTCTGTACCAGATTCTGGTTCTGTGTGGGAAATGCAGAACTCGTCCTCTCAGGCTTCCTGCACACCAAACCTCCAACAAGCTGCTCCAAGCA CGTGGGATAGCAGCAGCGTGTGGGATTTACCGATAGACTCCGTGGCGCAGGCTCCAACCATCGAGCAGATGCAACAGTTTGAAAAGTCAAAGTCTGCAAAG TTGGATATGGAGAGGCGTGAGGCAGAAATGAGGGCcaaaagggaggaggaggaaaggaaacgACTGGAGGAGGCCCTGAGGGCTCGCCAGGAGGAGGAACGCAAACGTTTGGAAGAAGAGGAGCTGGCAAGGAAAAAACAG GAGGAGGCATTAAGACGGCAGAGAGAGCACGAAGAGGCACAGCGTAggcaaaaagaggaagaggagagactgGCACAAGAGGAGGCTCTCCGTAGATTAGAGGAAAGgcggagggaagaggaggagaggaagaaacgGGAAGACTTCCTTCGCAAACAG gaggaggagcgcAGAAAGCAAGAGGAACTTGAAGTATTGAGGAGGCGTGAGGAGGAGAAGCgagcggaggaggaggcagcagctgctgcagccgctGCTCTGGCGCaacaacaggaggaggagcagaagaggagagaacaggaggcccaaagacagcaggagcaacagagacagaggcagcagcaacaagagGCCCTCCGGAGActtcaacagcaacaacagcagcagcagcagcttgcaCAGATGAAG CTTCCATCCTCCTCAAAGTGGGGCCAGCAGTCGACCAACGCTCTAAACCAGACTCAGAACGCCCTGTCACTGGCTGAGATCCAGAAactggaagaggagagagaacgaCAGGCGCGGGAGGAG CATCGACGTCAGCAACAAGAACTCCTgaagctacagcagcagcaggccttGCAGCTGGCTCAGCAGCCCCAGGCCAAGCTGTCTGGTTGGGGAAGTGTGGCCAAACAGCCGGCTGCTACCAAATCGTTGCTGGAGATTCAAAGAGAAGAAGCCCAGCAGATGAAACAGCGGAAGGATCATCAACCCCCACAACAACACCCCACCATCACCAACCAGATCCGTAGTCAAACCAGAACT CCATCTCTGAGTAACTCAGTGTGGGGGTCTGTGAACACCAGCACTAACTGGTCAGACTCCAGCAGTATTTGGGGTGACACCCACAACTCGAACATGGGCTTCTGGGATGAGGCTGTGAAAGAGGCTGTCCAGCCACCTCCCCAACCCAAGAAAGGCAGCACGCAGAAGAACAACAAAGGCAACGCCAACCTCAG TAACTCTGTGAGTGGGCGGGTCAATAAGAAggtagaagaggaggagaagctgctaAAGTTGTTTCAAGGGGTCAGTAAGAGCCACCAGGACACCTTCATGCAATGGTGCGAGCAAACTCTGCACACCCTCAACACAGCCAACAACCTGGATG TTCCCACGTTTGCATCCTTCCTAAAAGAAGTGGACTCTCCATATGAGGTGCACGACTACGTCAGGGCCTATCTGGGGGACACTCCCGAGGCCAAGGACTTTGCCAAGCAGTTCCTGGAACGTCGTGCCAAACAGAACGCTAACCAACAGAAACAGGCACCACAGAACCAACAGCAAGCCCtcaagcagcagcaggtgcGCAACACTGAAGTGAAACCA